The following are from one region of the Nitrososphaerota archaeon genome:
- a CDS encoding ParB N-terminal domain-containing protein: MSLRVSPLKDLKPHEETIPSEVEKIKAALLSSGAQKAPLIVDAETCVILDGTHRYRSMVELGLRYAVVYAVQYSQPEIVVKRWLPCAQSADLSSVKEALEQKTVENIAAVSAVEEQRAPFALLSRKGGYLSTERFRSIFEAYWGGWRLFQRAASAIEFSSDAESIESLLRKFELILYRPTLNKQDVLSNALQGRLFPPKSSRHILPSKPKDICFRLSYLRGD; this comes from the coding sequence TTGAGTCTGAGGGTTAGCCCACTTAAGGATCTTAAACCGCACGAAGAGACTATACCGAGCGAAGTTGAAAAGATTAAGGCAGCTCTCCTCTCCTCGGGTGCGCAGAAGGCACCATTGATAGTTGATGCCGAAACCTGCGTAATACTTGATGGCACACATAGATACAGATCTATGGTAGAGTTAGGGTTAAGGTACGCTGTGGTGTATGCAGTGCAATACTCTCAGCCAGAGATCGTTGTTAAAAGATGGTTACCTTGTGCGCAGAGCGCAGATCTAAGTTCGGTGAAGGAAGCCCTAGAACAAAAAACTGTTGAAAACATCGCAGCTGTTTCTGCAGTCGAAGAGCAGCGAGCACCCTTCGCTTTACTAAGTAGGAAAGGCGGTTATCTTAGTACAGAGAGATTTCGATCTATCTTTGAAGCATATTGGGGCGGATGGCGTCTCTTTCAAAGAGCCGCTTCTGCGATCGAATTTTCATCAGATGCGGAGAGCATAGAGTCTCTGCTTAGAAAATTTGAACTCATACTATATCGCCCAACACTTAATAAACAAGATGTACTTAGTAACGCATTGCAAGGGCGTCTCTTCCCACCCAAATCCTCCCGCCACATTTTACCCTCTAAGCCTAAAGATATATGCTTCAGACTATCCTATCTTAGGGGCGACTAA
- a CDS encoding 30S ribosomal protein S17e → MDRIRRLSLLVLEKHGNLFTTDFEKNKEILSQVAVIRSKELRNEIAGYITRLMKTNRSKSSPEKPEET, encoded by the coding sequence TTGGACAGAATCAGGAGACTCTCTTTGCTGGTGCTTGAGAAGCACGGTAACCTATTTACCACAGACTTTGAAAAGAACAAAGAGATACTATCACAAGTAGCTGTTATCCGATCTAAAGAGCTGAGAAATGAGATCGCAGGCTATATTACTCGGCTCATGAAGACCAATCGAAGTAAAAGTTCTCCAGAAAAGCCTGAAGAAACCTAG
- a CDS encoding CDGSH iron-sulfur domain-containing protein, whose protein sequence is MSRVIIKASENGPYLVEVDGKIVAALCRCGGSTKKPNCDGTHRKAGFTAAAAEVKVAE, encoded by the coding sequence ATGAGCAGAGTTATAATAAAGGCGTCAGAAAACGGACCATATCTGGTTGAGGTGGATGGGAAGATAGTTGCTGCGCTCTGCCGATGTGGCGGCTCTACCAAGAAACCCAACTGCGATGGCACACATAGAAAAGCTGGTTTCACAGCTGCGGCAGCTGAAGTTAAAGTTGCTGAGTAG
- a CDS encoding alanine--tRNA ligase, with amino-acid sequence MAEKDKEELRRRFSADPDRYYRVELFAREGFSRRRCRGCGRYFWALGDKEFCPESPCSTYTFLGDPPTKRRIGYVEAWRLVESFFVEQGHTSIKRYPVVCRWRPDLYFTVASIVNFQRVEGGRVVFELPANPLIVPQMCLRFNDIPSVGVTGRHYTSFCMIGQHSIADGQGYWKDRCIDLDFELLVRVFGIPKEEVVFVEDAWLGYGAFGYSLEYHVRGLELGNAVFTEFVGEPSDAVEMKEKVVDMGAGLERFSWLSTGKPTSYDTTFDYALPKLLDRCKVGYDEDLLFRYYKQSAGFDYAEGKTPIKAGEEADALRRKIEPLQALYTLLDHTRTLTFAIADGGLPSNVAGGYNLRVILRRALSMLERFRFDITLGELVDMHILGLAQIYPELSEHRDEVKIILSVEEQKYLKTKERIAKIIEKLKRESKPLTEDRVITLYESEGIQPEELVKHNIIPVVPEEFYKKVTEKHLGVKVAHPEKTRFDLNSFPPTHLLFYADEKMLRFQARVLKILDGRYVILDRTAFYPRSGGQEPDLGTIGSSRVIDVEKLGQVVLHLVDKLSFKEGDLVDCSVDEERRERLTRHHTATHIVNGAARRLLGSWVWQHSAYKDVDRARLDITHFEHLSDEQLKAIEDLANRVVRANLPVVKETLPRGEAEAKYGFRIYQGGVVPEREVRIINIIDWDVEACGGTHCNSTGEVGYIKILKSERIQDGVERLEFAAGAPAVEYAQKMEGYVKAVAKILGAQEDKVIQVVDELKRGLDEARRVKRSVAKKLVNLELKQIAQEAKPIKNLMLKLNEEAGLDEEYHILFGEAATSLYPNLIYVGLAVVNGRVKVLVFSGSEAVKSGVNAGLLAKALSKQMGGSGGGDARFGQGGGAVDKAKEISAKVEEIVKEMLGEE; translated from the coding sequence ATGGCTGAAAAAGATAAGGAAGAACTACGTAGAAGGTTCTCTGCCGACCCAGATAGGTACTATAGGGTTGAGCTCTTCGCCAGAGAGGGGTTTAGTAGGAGAAGATGCAGAGGTTGTGGGAGGTACTTTTGGGCATTAGGTGATAAGGAGTTCTGCCCAGAGTCTCCGTGCAGCACCTATACCTTCTTAGGCGACCCACCGACGAAGCGTCGGATAGGTTATGTTGAAGCGTGGAGGCTAGTCGAATCCTTCTTCGTTGAGCAAGGGCACACAAGCATTAAGCGATATCCTGTTGTCTGCCGGTGGAGACCAGATCTATACTTTACCGTAGCCTCGATAGTGAACTTTCAAAGGGTAGAAGGGGGTAGGGTAGTATTCGAGCTCCCAGCCAACCCGCTTATCGTGCCTCAGATGTGCTTAAGGTTTAACGATATACCCAGTGTAGGAGTCACAGGTAGGCACTACACCTCATTCTGTATGATCGGTCAGCACAGCATAGCCGATGGGCAAGGATATTGGAAGGATCGGTGCATAGACCTCGACTTCGAGCTACTAGTGAGGGTCTTCGGCATACCTAAAGAAGAGGTCGTCTTCGTAGAGGATGCTTGGTTAGGCTACGGTGCCTTCGGCTACTCTCTTGAGTACCACGTAAGGGGGCTTGAGCTCGGAAATGCGGTCTTCACAGAGTTTGTAGGCGAACCGTCTGATGCAGTTGAGATGAAGGAGAAGGTCGTGGATATGGGTGCAGGGCTTGAACGGTTCAGCTGGCTATCAACAGGCAAACCTACGAGCTACGACACAACCTTCGACTACGCTCTTCCAAAGCTGCTGGATAGATGCAAGGTGGGGTATGATGAAGACCTCCTCTTCCGCTACTACAAGCAGAGCGCTGGCTTCGACTACGCAGAGGGGAAAACACCTATTAAAGCGGGTGAAGAGGCGGACGCGCTGCGACGTAAAATCGAGCCGCTCCAGGCACTCTACACCCTCCTTGATCACACAAGAACACTAACATTCGCTATTGCAGATGGAGGGTTACCGAGCAATGTAGCAGGGGGCTACAACTTACGGGTCATACTTAGAAGAGCCTTATCCATGCTGGAGCGCTTCAGATTCGACATAACTTTGGGTGAACTTGTCGATATGCATATACTTGGCTTAGCCCAGATCTACCCCGAACTCTCAGAGCATAGAGATGAAGTTAAGATCATCTTGTCCGTGGAGGAGCAGAAGTATCTGAAGACCAAAGAGCGGATAGCGAAGATCATAGAGAAACTTAAACGCGAATCAAAGCCTCTGACAGAAGATAGGGTAATCACACTCTACGAATCCGAAGGAATTCAACCTGAAGAGCTTGTTAAGCACAACATAATACCAGTTGTCCCTGAAGAGTTCTACAAGAAAGTTACAGAAAAACACCTTGGTGTTAAAGTCGCTCACCCCGAGAAAACTAGATTCGATCTCAACAGCTTCCCTCCAACACACCTACTCTTCTATGCGGATGAGAAGATGCTCCGCTTTCAAGCGAGGGTGCTGAAGATCTTAGATGGGCGCTACGTGATCTTAGATCGAACAGCATTCTACCCGAGATCAGGCGGCCAAGAACCAGACTTGGGCACTATAGGCTCGAGCAGGGTCATTGATGTGGAGAAACTGGGGCAGGTTGTGCTACATCTTGTTGATAAACTCTCTTTTAAAGAAGGCGATTTGGTGGACTGCTCGGTCGATGAAGAGAGGAGGGAGAGGCTCACTAGACACCACACAGCAACACACATAGTTAACGGTGCTGCGAGGAGGCTGCTGGGTAGCTGGGTGTGGCAGCACTCAGCATACAAGGATGTGGACAGAGCGCGCCTCGACATAACCCACTTTGAACACCTAAGCGATGAGCAGCTGAAGGCGATAGAAGATCTAGCGAACAGAGTTGTCAGAGCTAACTTACCTGTGGTGAAGGAAACGCTACCAAGAGGGGAAGCAGAAGCAAAATACGGCTTCAGAATATACCAAGGAGGAGTTGTGCCCGAAAGAGAAGTTAGGATCATAAACATAATCGATTGGGATGTTGAGGCTTGCGGCGGCACACACTGTAACAGCACAGGTGAAGTCGGCTACATAAAGATTCTGAAGAGTGAAAGGATTCAGGACGGTGTTGAGAGGCTAGAGTTTGCCGCGGGTGCACCAGCTGTGGAATATGCTCAGAAGATGGAGGGGTATGTTAAAGCGGTCGCTAAGATCTTGGGTGCGCAAGAGGATAAGGTGATTCAAGTGGTAGATGAGTTGAAGCGTGGGTTGGATGAAGCTAGAAGAGTTAAGCGCAGCGTAGCGAAGAAGCTAGTTAACTTAGAGTTAAAGCAGATAGCTCAAGAGGCTAAACCCATCAAGAACCTTATGCTGAAGCTCAACGAGGAAGCTGGTTTAGATGAGGAGTACCACATCCTTTTTGGCGAAGCGGCTACAAGCCTCTACCCGAATCTCATCTATGTCGGCTTAGCCGTGGTTAATGGGAGGGTGAAGGTGTTGGTCTTCTCTGGCTCAGAAGCCGTTAAGAGCGGGGTTAACGCAGGTCTGCTCGCAAAGGCTTTATCAAAACAGATGGGAGGCTCAGGTGGAGGAGACGCTAGATTTGGTCAAGGAGGTGGCGCAGTGGACAAGGCGAAAGAAATCTCAGCCAAGGTAGAAGAGATCGTTAAAGAGATGTTAGGTGAAGAATGA